The following proteins are encoded in a genomic region of Comamonas resistens:
- a CDS encoding ABC transporter ATP-binding protein gives MSLIELENVAKSWGNTTALQAVNLRIEPGSFCVLLGPSGCGKSTTLRMIAGLDTPSSGTVRIDGRDVTHLPPAERGIAMVFQNYALFPHLTVADNIQFGLQVRKLPKAECMQRLQQTAELLGLTALLDRKPGQLSGGQQQRVALGRALVARAKVCLMDEPLSNLDAQLRQEMRAELRELQQRLGLTVVYVTHDQAEAMSMADQVVLLHQGHVEQCARPRDIYAQPATTFAARFIGTPAMNIVRLQGRGIAGSDCEVAPSMVAGSAYPQLMGIRPELIAVASDRQGVLATVQGFEYLGADLVLRCLVGTELLTVRAPGNAHAGLEPGHSVYLQWPATAAHWFDGQSRRIEALSADLAADPLFLASA, from the coding sequence ATGTCTTTGATCGAGCTGGAGAACGTTGCCAAATCCTGGGGCAACACCACGGCCTTGCAGGCCGTGAATCTGAGAATTGAGCCAGGCTCGTTTTGTGTTTTGCTGGGCCCTTCGGGCTGCGGAAAATCCACCACCTTGCGCATGATTGCCGGACTGGATACGCCCAGCTCTGGTACGGTGCGCATCGATGGTCGCGACGTCACCCATCTGCCGCCGGCCGAGCGCGGCATTGCCATGGTGTTCCAGAACTATGCGCTGTTTCCCCATCTGACAGTAGCCGACAACATCCAGTTCGGCCTGCAGGTGCGCAAGCTGCCCAAGGCCGAATGCATGCAGCGCCTGCAGCAGACGGCCGAGCTGCTGGGCCTGACTGCCTTGCTGGATCGCAAGCCCGGTCAGCTTTCGGGCGGCCAGCAGCAGCGTGTGGCGCTGGGCCGGGCACTGGTGGCCCGGGCCAAGGTCTGCCTGATGGACGAGCCGCTGTCCAACCTCGATGCCCAGCTACGTCAGGAAATGCGCGCCGAGCTGCGCGAGCTGCAGCAGCGTCTGGGTCTTACGGTGGTCTATGTGACCCACGATCAGGCCGAGGCCATGAGCATGGCCGATCAGGTCGTTCTGCTGCATCAGGGGCATGTCGAGCAATGCGCCAGACCCCGTGACATCTATGCTCAGCCTGCCACGACTTTTGCTGCACGCTTTATCGGCACACCGGCCATGAACATCGTCAGGCTGCAAGGGCGAGGCATTGCTGGCAGCGATTGCGAAGTGGCTCCCAGCATGGTGGCAGGCAGTGCCTACCCGCAGCTCATGGGCATCAGACCTGAACTGATTGCCGTCGCTTCAGACCGCCAAGGTGTATTGGCCACCGTGCAGGGGTTTGAGTATCTGGGTGCCGATCTGGTGCTGCGCTGCCTTGTGGGCACGGAGTTGCTGACGGTGCGTGCACCGGGCAACGCCCATGCAGGTCTGGAACCCGGGCACAGCGTGTATCTGCAATGGCCTGCCACGGCGGCGCACTGGTTTGATGGCCAGAGCCGGCGTAT
- a CDS encoding alpha-2-macroglobulin family protein, whose product MTVPSTDTSGAREIITSQPSTGWRKLLGASLLLGLAATAAHAVGVRQFSPQGDVSRVGQVVVQLDGAGVRFGDPKAEAPVTLQCSNAEAAKGYGRWNSEKEWVFDFNQNLPAGVRCTAQINPKFKTTAGTALTGAASYQFQTGGPQVSSISPDTYESVDEQQYFALRLTGAATTDSLQKRVWCTSEGVGERIPVQLIEGKERDAVLKQQHWDKDAAKNPQSYAVLACNRRLTSGSKMTLVYGKGVAMANGLVSKDEQRYEYQVREPFSADFSCERENANSACLPIRPMRLSFNAPVPRKLMEAIRLKSGASAVAPIIEQNGDKLAEDSLVDSVTFPATMTANAKYTIELPPQFKDAAGRTLSNANMFPLATATGNLPPLVKFAAAPFGIVERFAEGPNGPALLPVTLRNVEPDLAARSLDASVVRTKKGGSDADIIAWLNKVERYNDYSVERKRAQLDVRVLPPVINDDKHWVQSRMLSLLDGQNQVQMLDMPKASKGDPRPFEVVGIPMNPGFQVVEIASPMLGKSLLDEGYGAGRTMYVRTSVLVTNLAVHFKLGRESSIAWVTSLDKGKAVPGATVQISDCGGRAIASAVTNEQGVVTFKGLEPSAPRCVGDNYSNHSGNYFVSARVNTNAGEDMAFVWSNWQKGIEPWRFNVPTSSNSQRDEVAHTVFDRMLFRAGETVSMKHLMRDLVGPGGKNNGFVLPSSFPDKLTITHLGSGQRFTQALNWKSNGSASSEFAIPKAAKLGEYSVQLGYEGNSHGRPSFNTGIFRVEEFRLPVMEGRVGPASKDALYAVTSVPAEVQINYVSGGAAANLPVKVSALMRGKSPDFSGWDGFSFNAPRSAQDVGNSDDEEATASDDTKVVADKLPVTLDKNGLGKVTIDKLPKSSEPRELLMEATYADPNGEVQTLRSTRTIWPAAVVAGVRSESWVSVDRKLSFQALTLDTAGKVQAGVPVKVEAVARITTSSRKRLVGGFYSYDNQTTLKSLGTVCSGTSDSHGLLQCEAQLSQPGEVELIVRAADKDGRTAQAATSVWVTGKGEIWFGGEDHDRMDVLSERKSYEPGETARFQVRMPFRQATALVSVEREGVISTQVVELTGENPTVELKVQEDWGPNVYVSVLALRGRLMEVPWYSFFTWGFKSPLEWWRAFWNDGKEYIAPTAMVDLSKPAFRFGMAEINVGLKGHTIDVKVTSDKASYKVRGTAKVTIKGTLPDGKPAAGAHVALAAVDQALLELMPNTSWNLLDAMMTRRDWGVQTATAQMEIIGRRHYGKKAVPAGGGGGRSPTRELLNTLLVWMPDVVLDANGMALVDVPLNDALTTFQVVAVADAGTSLFGKGQAAIRTTQDLQIISGLPPLVREDDLFRAQVTLRNTSAKAMKVEVTPRATLLELKAQTVEIPAGEAREVAWDVKAPAQLSGTRAEALIWEIAARDTSGGADAAQDALKVSQRIVPAVPLSVQQATLVQVDGSFTMPVAPPADALPGRGGLQMSLVPKLTEGLPGVRDWWARYPYSCLEQTTSKAVGMNSPELWSNTMAQLPNYLDRDGLASYFPLQEGTRNLGSDTLTAHLLNMSALAQGVDKSYVIPAAERARMEDGLVAFVEGRIQRDFWSPRKDLEMRKLAAIAALALSGKATPRMLDSINITPNQWPTHSVIDLVMLLQRMKDAPQRDERLAQAQQILRSRLTFNGTRAGFSTEQDDSWWWLMQGPDVNLARLILVTINDPSWAPDMPRLVSGFIARQQAGAWNTTTANLWGALALRRFSAKFESEPVAGTTVASLGGNEAKVDWNTVKRATTEDAQGAAHVASAFGEPVRAGGLMNNSMFMPWAKAGKGQLSVSQQGTGKPWLTVQSVAAVVLKAPFASGYSVKKTITPVEQADKGFLGGGQYTRGDVLRVTLEVQAKTDMTWVAISDPIPTGATILGGGLGRDSEIASKGEKQEGAGWLAYEERSFEAYRAYYQYLPAGTSKVEYTVRLNNAGEFALPPTRVEALYAPEMFGESPNAKLKVSMPK is encoded by the coding sequence CCGTGGGGGTCAGGCAGTTCAGTCCGCAGGGCGATGTCAGCAGGGTGGGCCAGGTGGTGGTGCAGCTCGATGGCGCTGGCGTACGTTTTGGTGACCCCAAGGCCGAAGCTCCGGTGACGCTGCAGTGCAGCAACGCCGAGGCTGCCAAGGGTTACGGGCGCTGGAACAGCGAGAAGGAATGGGTTTTTGACTTCAACCAGAACCTGCCCGCCGGCGTGCGCTGCACAGCGCAGATCAACCCCAAGTTCAAGACCACGGCAGGCACAGCACTGACGGGCGCTGCCAGCTATCAATTTCAGACCGGCGGACCACAGGTTTCGAGCATCTCTCCGGACACCTACGAGTCGGTGGACGAGCAGCAGTATTTCGCGCTGCGCCTGACGGGGGCTGCCACCACGGACAGTCTGCAAAAGCGTGTCTGGTGCACCTCCGAAGGCGTGGGTGAACGCATTCCCGTGCAGCTGATCGAGGGCAAGGAGCGCGACGCCGTGCTCAAGCAGCAACACTGGGACAAGGATGCCGCCAAGAACCCGCAGAGCTATGCGGTGCTGGCCTGTAACCGCCGCCTGACATCGGGCAGCAAGATGACCCTGGTCTATGGCAAGGGCGTGGCCATGGCCAATGGCCTGGTCAGCAAGGATGAGCAGCGCTACGAGTATCAGGTGCGCGAGCCCTTCTCGGCCGACTTCAGCTGCGAGCGCGAGAATGCCAACTCTGCCTGCTTGCCGATTCGCCCCATGCGCCTGTCGTTCAATGCGCCGGTGCCCCGCAAGTTGATGGAAGCCATCCGTCTCAAGAGCGGCGCCTCGGCTGTGGCTCCCATCATCGAGCAAAACGGCGACAAGCTTGCCGAAGACTCGCTGGTGGATTCGGTGACCTTCCCGGCCACCATGACGGCGAACGCCAAATACACCATCGAGCTGCCGCCGCAGTTCAAGGATGCGGCCGGCCGCACGTTGAGCAATGCGAACATGTTCCCCCTGGCCACGGCCACGGGCAATCTGCCGCCGCTGGTCAAGTTTGCTGCCGCGCCTTTCGGCATTGTCGAGCGCTTTGCCGAAGGCCCCAATGGCCCGGCGCTGCTGCCCGTGACGCTGCGCAATGTGGAGCCCGATCTGGCGGCAAGGTCGCTGGATGCCAGCGTGGTGCGCACCAAGAAAGGTGGCTCGGACGCCGACATCATTGCCTGGTTGAACAAGGTGGAGCGCTACAACGACTATAGCGTCGAGCGCAAGCGTGCTCAGCTTGATGTGCGTGTTCTGCCTCCGGTCATCAATGATGACAAGCACTGGGTGCAGTCGCGCATGCTGTCGCTGCTGGATGGCCAGAACCAGGTCCAGATGCTGGACATGCCCAAGGCTTCCAAGGGAGATCCCCGTCCGTTTGAAGTCGTGGGCATTCCCATGAATCCAGGCTTCCAGGTCGTCGAAATCGCCTCGCCCATGCTGGGCAAATCGCTGCTGGATGAAGGCTATGGCGCGGGGCGCACCATGTATGTGCGTACTTCGGTGCTGGTGACCAATCTGGCCGTGCATTTCAAGCTGGGCCGCGAAAGCTCCATCGCCTGGGTGACCTCGCTGGACAAGGGCAAGGCCGTGCCCGGAGCCACGGTGCAGATCTCCGACTGCGGCGGTCGGGCCATTGCTTCGGCCGTGACCAACGAGCAAGGTGTGGTGACCTTCAAGGGGCTGGAACCCAGCGCCCCCCGATGTGTCGGCGACAACTACAGCAACCATAGCGGCAATTACTTTGTCAGCGCCCGTGTGAATACCAACGCAGGCGAGGACATGGCCTTTGTCTGGAGCAACTGGCAAAAAGGTATTGAGCCCTGGCGTTTCAATGTCCCCACCAGCTCCAACAGCCAGCGCGACGAAGTTGCTCATACGGTGTTCGACCGAATGCTGTTCCGCGCCGGCGAGACCGTGTCCATGAAGCATCTGATGCGCGATCTGGTCGGTCCCGGCGGCAAGAACAATGGCTTTGTGCTGCCCTCCAGCTTTCCTGACAAGCTGACGATCACCCATCTGGGCAGCGGTCAGCGCTTCACACAGGCTCTGAACTGGAAGAGCAACGGCAGTGCCAGCAGCGAGTTCGCCATTCCCAAGGCTGCCAAACTCGGTGAATACTCGGTGCAACTGGGCTACGAGGGCAACAGCCATGGCCGCCCCAGCTTCAACACAGGTATCTTCCGTGTCGAAGAGTTCCGCCTGCCCGTGATGGAAGGCCGTGTGGGGCCCGCCAGCAAGGATGCGCTCTATGCCGTCACCAGCGTGCCGGCTGAAGTGCAGATCAACTACGTCTCCGGCGGTGCCGCAGCGAATCTTCCGGTCAAGGTTTCTGCCTTGATGCGCGGCAAATCGCCCGATTTTTCGGGCTGGGATGGCTTCAGCTTCAACGCACCGCGTAGCGCACAGGACGTGGGCAACAGCGATGACGAGGAAGCCACGGCCAGCGACGACACCAAGGTGGTGGCCGACAAATTGCCCGTAACACTGGACAAGAACGGCCTGGGCAAAGTCACCATCGACAAGCTGCCCAAGTCCTCCGAGCCGCGCGAGCTGCTGATGGAGGCCACCTATGCCGACCCTAACGGCGAGGTGCAGACCCTGCGCAGCACGCGTACCATCTGGCCCGCCGCCGTGGTGGCTGGCGTGCGCTCGGAAAGCTGGGTGTCTGTGGACCGCAAGCTCAGCTTCCAGGCGTTGACGCTGGATACCGCAGGCAAGGTCCAGGCCGGTGTGCCCGTCAAGGTCGAGGCCGTGGCGCGCATCACCACCTCCAGCCGCAAGCGTCTGGTGGGGGGCTTTTACAGCTATGACAACCAGACCACGCTGAAGTCGCTGGGCACCGTGTGCTCGGGCACATCGGACAGCCACGGTCTGCTGCAGTGCGAGGCACAGCTTTCGCAGCCTGGCGAGGTGGAGCTGATTGTGCGTGCGGCCGACAAGGATGGCCGCACTGCGCAGGCAGCGACATCGGTCTGGGTGACGGGCAAGGGCGAGATCTGGTTCGGCGGTGAAGACCATGACCGCATGGATGTGCTGTCCGAACGCAAGAGCTATGAGCCCGGTGAGACCGCGCGCTTTCAGGTGCGCATGCCTTTCCGCCAGGCTACGGCCCTGGTATCCGTGGAGCGTGAAGGTGTGATCAGCACCCAGGTGGTCGAGCTGACGGGTGAGAACCCCACGGTCGAACTCAAGGTTCAGGAAGACTGGGGCCCCAATGTCTACGTCAGTGTGCTGGCCCTGCGCGGTCGCCTGATGGAAGTGCCCTGGTACAGCTTCTTTACCTGGGGCTTCAAGTCGCCGCTGGAATGGTGGCGCGCCTTCTGGAACGATGGCAAGGAATACATCGCACCTACGGCGATGGTCGATCTGTCCAAGCCCGCTTTCCGCTTCGGCATGGCCGAAATCAATGTGGGCCTGAAGGGGCACACCATCGATGTGAAGGTCACATCGGACAAGGCCAGCTACAAGGTGCGCGGCACCGCCAAGGTGACCATCAAGGGTACATTGCCTGATGGCAAGCCCGCTGCCGGCGCCCATGTGGCACTGGCTGCAGTGGACCAGGCGCTGCTGGAGCTGATGCCCAATACCAGCTGGAACCTGCTGGACGCCATGATGACGCGCCGCGACTGGGGCGTGCAGACAGCGACGGCGCAGATGGAAATCATCGGCCGCAGGCACTATGGCAAGAAGGCCGTTCCCGCCGGCGGTGGCGGTGGTCGCAGCCCCACGCGTGAACTGCTCAACACCTTGCTGGTGTGGATGCCCGATGTGGTGCTGGATGCCAATGGCATGGCACTGGTCGATGTGCCGCTCAACGACGCGCTGACCACCTTCCAGGTGGTGGCTGTGGCCGATGCGGGCACCAGCCTGTTCGGTAAAGGCCAGGCAGCGATTCGCACCACGCAGGATCTGCAGATCATCAGCGGCCTGCCGCCGTTGGTGCGCGAGGACGATCTGTTCCGCGCGCAGGTCACGCTGCGCAACACCTCGGCCAAGGCCATGAAGGTGGAAGTCACACCGCGTGCCACGCTGCTGGAGCTAAAGGCCCAGACCGTGGAGATCCCTGCAGGCGAAGCGCGTGAAGTGGCCTGGGATGTCAAGGCTCCGGCCCAGCTCTCGGGCACGCGTGCCGAGGCGCTGATCTGGGAAATTGCGGCCCGCGATACCAGTGGCGGCGCCGACGCTGCGCAAGACGCTCTCAAGGTCAGCCAGCGCATCGTGCCGGCCGTGCCCTTGAGCGTGCAGCAAGCCACTCTGGTTCAGGTGGACGGCAGCTTCACCATGCCTGTGGCACCGCCTGCAGATGCTCTGCCCGGTCGTGGCGGTCTGCAGATGTCGCTGGTGCCCAAGCTGACCGAAGGTCTGCCGGGCGTGCGCGACTGGTGGGCCCGCTACCCCTATTCGTGCCTGGAGCAGACCACCAGCAAGGCCGTGGGTATGAACAGCCCCGAGCTGTGGAGCAACACCATGGCTCAGTTGCCCAACTATCTGGACCGAGATGGTCTGGCCAGCTATTTCCCGCTGCAGGAGGGTACGAGAAACCTCGGCAGCGATACGCTGACTGCGCATCTGCTGAACATGTCGGCTCTGGCTCAGGGCGTGGACAAGAGCTATGTGATCCCCGCTGCCGAGCGTGCTCGCATGGAGGATGGTCTGGTCGCCTTTGTGGAGGGCCGTATCCAGCGCGACTTCTGGAGCCCCCGAAAGGACCTGGAAATGCGCAAGCTGGCGGCAATTGCCGCGCTGGCACTGTCCGGCAAGGCCACGCCGCGCATGCTCGACAGCATCAACATCACGCCCAACCAGTGGCCCACACACTCGGTCATCGATCTGGTGATGCTGTTGCAACGCATGAAGGACGCACCGCAGCGCGATGAGCGACTGGCCCAGGCGCAGCAGATCCTGCGTTCGCGCCTGACCTTCAACGGAACGCGCGCGGGCTTCAGCACCGAGCAGGACGACAGCTGGTGGTGGCTGATGCAAGGCCCTGACGTGAATCTGGCACGCCTGATTCTGGTCACGATCAACGACCCCAGCTGGGCGCCCGATATGCCGCGTCTGGTCAGCGGCTTTATCGCACGCCAGCAGGCCGGTGCCTGGAACACGACGACGGCCAACCTCTGGGGTGCGCTGGCGCTGCGCCGCTTCTCGGCCAAGTTCGAATCCGAGCCCGTGGCCGGCACGACTGTGGCCAGCCTGGGCGGCAACGAGGCCAAGGTGGACTGGAACACTGTGAAGCGCGCCACGACGGAAGATGCGCAGGGCGCAGCCCATGTGGCCAGCGCCTTTGGCGAGCCCGTGCGAGCCGGTGGCCTGATGAACAACTCCATGTTCATGCCCTGGGCCAAGGCCGGCAAGGGCCAGCTCAGCGTGAGCCAGCAAGGCACGGGCAAGCCCTGGCTGACCGTGCAGTCCGTGGCTGCCGTGGTGCTGAAAGCGCCTTTCGCTTCCGGCTACAGCGTCAAGAAGACCATCACGCCCGTGGAGCAGGCGGACAAGGGCTTCCTGGGCGGTGGTCAGTACACCCGTGGCGATGTGCTGCGCGTGACGCTGGAAGTACAGGCCAAGACCGATATGACCTGGGTGGCGATCTCTGACCCCATCCCCACGGGCGCCACCATTTTGGGCGGCGGTCTGGGTCGCGATTCGGAAATTGCCTCCAAGGGTGAAAAGCAGGAAGGCGCGGGCTGGCTCGCTTATGAGGAGCGCAGCTTCGAGGCCTACCGTGCTTACTATCAGTACCTGCCCGCAGGTACCAGCAAGGTCGAGTACACCGTGCGCCTGAACAACGCCGGTGAGTTCGCTTTGCCGCCCACGCGTGTCGAAGCGCTGTATGCGCCCGAGATGTTCGGCGAGTCGCCGAATGCCAAGTTGAAGGTGTCCATGCCCAAGTAG